The following proteins are co-located in the Deinococcus aquaedulcis genome:
- a CDS encoding mechanosensitive ion channel family protein, whose translation MLAELSIQFTKPQVWLGLALTALAAYAIYRFGRTLIRALEPHVPTSLRPVLRVAWGLGVAVGWLAVATFVAYLPSVPVLFELGREITSGFRHTAGQLLVVLALALIAWNLIGALTGRIVPDEEFNRRTVRVQTLKGVVESTLRVVVVVIGLIAALQALGVNATSLLAGVSVLGLAVGFGAQSLIKDVFNGFFILLEDQYGVGDVITVNTGLITGTVERLNLRVTALRALDGTVHIVPNGQIQTVSVSSKDWSRVVATVDVTYNANIDDALRVLEAVSTELYESEEWKGFFLEAPEVQGVTQLAPDGVTLRALFKVQPKSQYAIGREFNRRIKIAMDEAGIEIPFPQRSLNFGGAPIEIKLTREDLRGDTRAGQDRTHAPVKPAETRDPEDNELQ comes from the coding sequence ATGCTGGCTGAACTGAGCATTCAATTCACGAAACCCCAGGTCTGGCTGGGCCTCGCGCTAACGGCCCTGGCTGCCTACGCCATCTACCGTTTTGGCCGCACGCTGATCCGCGCTCTGGAGCCGCATGTGCCGACCTCGCTGCGCCCGGTGCTGCGGGTTGCGTGGGGGCTGGGGGTCGCCGTGGGGTGGCTGGCGGTGGCCACCTTTGTGGCGTACCTGCCCAGTGTGCCGGTGCTGTTCGAGCTGGGCCGCGAGATCACCAGCGGGTTTCGCCACACCGCTGGGCAGCTGCTCGTGGTGCTGGCCCTGGCCCTGATTGCCTGGAACCTGATCGGGGCGCTGACCGGCCGCATCGTGCCCGACGAGGAATTCAACCGCCGGACCGTGCGCGTGCAGACCCTCAAAGGCGTGGTGGAAAGCACGCTGCGGGTGGTGGTGGTCGTCATCGGCCTGATTGCCGCCCTGCAAGCGCTGGGCGTGAACGCCACCAGCTTGCTGGCCGGGGTCTCGGTGCTGGGGCTGGCGGTAGGCTTTGGGGCCCAGAGCCTGATCAAGGACGTGTTCAACGGCTTTTTTATCCTGCTGGAAGACCAGTACGGCGTGGGTGATGTGATCACGGTCAACACCGGGCTGATTACCGGCACGGTGGAGCGTCTGAACCTGCGCGTGACTGCCCTGCGCGCCTTGGACGGCACCGTGCACATCGTGCCCAACGGCCAGATTCAGACTGTCAGCGTGAGCAGCAAGGACTGGTCGCGGGTGGTGGCCACCGTGGACGTGACCTACAACGCCAATATTGACGACGCCCTGCGCGTGCTGGAAGCGGTCAGCACCGAGCTGTACGAGTCCGAGGAATGGAAGGGCTTCTTTCTGGAGGCCCCGGAGGTGCAGGGCGTCACGCAACTGGCGCCCGACGGCGTGACCCTGCGCGCGCTGTTCAAGGTGCAGCCCAAGAGCCAGTACGCCATTGGCCGCGAGTTCAACCGCCGGATCAAGATCGCCATGGACGAGGCGGGCATTGAGATTCCCTTCCCGCAGCGCAGCCTGAATTTTGGCGGCGCCCCCATTGAAATCAAATTGACCCGTGAGGACCTGCGCGGCGACACCCGCGCCGGCCAGGACCGCACCCACGCCCCCGTCAAGCCCGCCGAAACCCGCGACCCGGAAGACAACGAACTTCAGTAG